Proteins encoded within one genomic window of Triticum aestivum cultivar Chinese Spring chromosome 2D, IWGSC CS RefSeq v2.1, whole genome shotgun sequence:
- the LOC123054388 gene encoding putative xyloglucan endotransglucosylase/hydrolase protein 13 has product MSSPLLVAMAAAAIVVVCCFAACPVSAGASAGGFYDNFVVKWGTDPDPDRRVEIVDGGRLVTLTLNNVSGAGFQSRDAFLFGEFTMEMKLVPGDSAGTVTTFYLTSKDPTAAGDGHDEIDFEFLGNVSGEPYLMQTNVFTQGVGGREQRSYLWFDPTEDFHNYTILWNPLNIIFSVDGVPVRVFRNHDANGVPYLSRQAMKVHATIWDGDTWATRGGRVKIDWAHAPFVASYGTYAASACVSAAGNDDQEGAPSAFCCPGDASSWMARRLGPDGERAVAWARDNYMVMDYCDDPWNLGRPAECDMDQLQLASVV; this is encoded by the exons ATGTCGAGTCCTCTGCTTGTTGCAATGGCCGCGGCGGCGATCGTCGTCGTGTGCTGTTTCGCGGCGTGTCCGGTGAGCGCGGGCGCGAGCGCTGGTGGCTTCTACGACAACTTCGTGGTGAAGTGGGGCACCGACCCGGACCCTGACCGGCGGGTCGAGATCGTCGACGGCGGCCGGCTGGTGACGCTCACCCTCAACAACGTCTCCGGCGCCGGGTTCCAGTCCCGGGACGCCTTCCTCTTCGGCGAGTTCACCATGGAGATGAAGCTCGTGCCCGGCGACTCGGCCGGCACGGTCACCACCTTCTAC CTGACATCCAAGGACCCGACGGCGGCGGGGGACGGGCACGACGAGATCGACTTCGAGTTCCTGGGCAACGTCAGCGGGGAGCCGTACCTGATGCAGACCAACGTGTTCACGCAGGGGGTCGGGGGCAGGGAGCAGCGGTCCTACCTCTGGTTCGACCCGACAGAGGACTTCCACAACTACACCATCCTCTGGAACCCTCTAAACATCAT CTTCTCTGTGGACGGCGTGCCGGTGCGCGTGTTCCGGAACCACGACGCGAACGGCGTGCCGTACCTGAGCAGGCAGGCGATGAAGGTGCATGCCACCATCTGGGACGGCGACACCTGGGCCACGCGCGGCGGCCGGGTCAAGATCGACTGGGCGCACGCGCCCTTCGTCGCCTCCTACGGGACCTACGCCGCCAGCGCCTGCGTCTCCGCGGCCGGCAACGATGATCAGGAAGGAGCGCCGTCGGCATTCTGCTGCCCGGGCGACGCCTCGTCGTGGATGGCCCGGCGGCTGGGGCCCGACGGCGAGCGCGCGGTGGCGTGGGCGCGCGACAATTACATGGTGATGGACTACTGCGACGACCCCTGGAACCTGGGCCGCCCCGCCGAGTGCGACATGGACCAGCTCCAGCTCGCCTCGGTCGTCTGA
- the LOC123054389 gene encoding xyloglucan endotransglucosylase/hydrolase protein 24 — protein MASPLPCRPKLRLLCVGVALAFLLAVGVGRADIYKDIQIIWSADHTYYFMDGDSEALALSLDFNRGSAFKSNDMYLFARIDLDIKLVEGNSAGTVCTVYTISEGPWDIHDEIDLEFLGNSTGEPYTLHTNVFAYGVGGREQQFKLWFDPSAEYHTYSIVWNPRRITIEVDGVTIRSFDNNEDQGVPFPSWQQQRVYGSLWNADDWATQGGRVKTDWSLAPFVSYYRNYNITYCRPSPGVSWCGAEPAGSPLFNLSPKARADLQWVRNMGYVIYDYCTDMSNRYTATSRPKECSLPPRP, from the exons ATGGCTTCGCCATTGCCTTGTAGGCCAAAGCTGCGGCTCCTGTGCGTAGGCGTAGCCCTGGCCTTCCTCCTGGCCGTGGGCGTGGGCAGGGCGGACATCTACAAGGACATCCAGATCATATGGAGCGCGGACCACACCTACTActtcatggacggcgacagcgagGCGCTCGCGCTCTCGCTGGACTTCAACCGGGGCTCCGCCTTCAAGTCCAACGACATGTACCTCTTCGCCCGCATCGACctcgacatcaagctcgtcgaagGCAACTCCGCCGGCACCGTCTGCACCGTCTAC ACCATCTCGGAGGGGCCGTGGGACATTCACGACGAGATCGACCTGGAGTTCCTGGGCAACTCCACCGGCGAGCCCTACACCCTCCACACCAACGTGTTCGCCTACGGCGTGGGCGGCCGGGAGCAGCAGTTCAAGCTCTGGTTCGACCCCAGCGCCGAGTACCACACCTACTCCATCGTCTGGAACCCCAGGCGCATCAC GATCGAGGTGGACGGCGTGACGATCCGGTCGTTCGACAACAACGAGGACCAGGGCGTGCCGTTCCCGTCGTGGCAGCAGCAGCGGGTGTACGGGAGCCTGTGGAACGCCGACGACTGGGCGACGCAGGGCGGGCGCGTCAAGACGGACTGGTCGCTGGCGCCCTTCGTCTCCTACTACCGCAACTACAACATCACCTACTGCCGGCCGTCGCCCGGCGTGTCGTGGTGCGGCGCCGAGCCCGCCGGGTCGCCGCTCTTCAACCTCTCCCCCAAGGCGCGCGCCGACCTGCAGTGGGTGCGCAACATGGGCTACGTCATCTACGACTACTGCACCGACATGAGCAACCGGTACACCGCCACCAGCAGGCCCAAGGAGTGCTCGCTCCCGCCCCGCCCGTGA